The Heyndrickxia vini genome contains a region encoding:
- a CDS encoding transcriptional regulator yields the protein MSQFEDKFTKWHQDNISNEKNHRRREILQKGLGHGTIEFLRSVWFPAVGNFDHLYPEWEVRDFNNGYRYLDLAYMPGEAKGGIEIQGYGPHARDLDVRRFKDLCWRHSLLALDGWTFLPIAYLSIRDEPKRCQQLILSFIGKFISTDVPSQLSWLEAEAVRFARRMLRPVTPIEFANHLRISDRHTRRILYKLVDLQILAIAGGKQRARSYKLVFSPQKLPQY from the coding sequence TTGTCACAGTTTGAAGATAAGTTTACAAAATGGCACCAAGATAATATTTCAAATGAGAAAAACCATAGAAGACGCGAAATTCTTCAAAAAGGGTTGGGTCATGGGACCATCGAATTTCTTCGCTCGGTATGGTTCCCTGCTGTAGGAAATTTTGATCACTTGTATCCTGAATGGGAGGTACGAGATTTCAATAACGGGTATCGCTATCTCGATCTTGCCTACATGCCTGGGGAAGCTAAAGGAGGTATCGAAATTCAAGGATATGGTCCTCACGCCAGAGATCTTGATGTAAGAAGATTTAAGGATTTATGTTGGAGGCATTCATTATTGGCACTCGATGGATGGACATTCCTACCTATTGCTTATTTATCCATAAGGGATGAACCAAAAAGATGTCAGCAACTTATTTTATCTTTCATTGGGAAATTCATCTCAACAGATGTACCATCCCAATTATCTTGGCTTGAGGCAGAGGCTGTGCGTTTTGCACGTCGCATGTTGCGACCGGTCACTCCCATTGAGTTTGCAAATCATCTTAGAATAAGTGATCGACATACTAGACGGATTTTGTATAAACTAGTTGATTTACAAATACTTGCTATTGCAGGCGGTAAACAACGTGCACGAAGTTATAAACTCGTTTTCTCCCCTCAGAAATTACCACAATATTGA
- a CDS encoding MgtC/SapB family protein produces the protein MELLDVNILFKLGISAVLGLIIGLERELKRKPLGLKTSLVISIISCLLTIVSIQSAYLFPASNGVPIQMDPLRLAAQIVSGIGFLGAGVILKKGNDNITGLTTAAMIWGAGGIGIAVGAGFYFEAAAGVILLMISVEIIPSILSKIGPQQLRKKDILLRIIVKDKLSIDKVITQIEENKITIEGIRIKDLQQDGHLIVLKAVTSHRRPTTEIFHIVSSLNEVKGTEIES, from the coding sequence ATGGAGTTATTAGACGTAAATATATTATTTAAACTTGGGATATCAGCAGTACTTGGTTTAATTATCGGACTAGAAAGAGAGCTAAAACGAAAACCGTTAGGATTGAAAACGAGTTTAGTAATCTCAATAATTAGCTGCCTATTAACAATCGTATCCATTCAATCAGCATATCTATTTCCAGCTTCAAATGGAGTTCCAATTCAAATGGATCCATTAAGACTAGCAGCACAAATTGTTTCAGGTATTGGTTTTCTAGGAGCTGGGGTGATTTTAAAAAAAGGAAATGATAATATTACAGGTTTGACTACTGCAGCAATGATATGGGGCGCAGGAGGTATTGGAATTGCAGTAGGAGCAGGCTTTTACTTTGAAGCAGCAGCAGGTGTTATTTTATTAATGATTAGTGTTGAAATTATCCCATCTATCTTATCGAAAATCGGTCCTCAACAACTTAGAAAAAAAGATATCCTATTACGAATTATAGTAAAGGATAAACTAAGTATAGATAAAGTAATCACTCAAATTGAGGAAAACAAAATAACCATTGAGGGCATTCGCATTAAAGACCTTCAACAAGATGGACATTTAATCGTATTAAAAGCAGTCACAAGTCACAGAAGACCAACTACTGAAATTTTTCACATCGTTTCGAGTTTGAATGAAGTAAAAGGAACAGAAATCGAAAGTTAA
- the menB gene encoding 1,4-dihydroxy-2-naphthoyl-CoA synthase, with amino-acid sequence MTVEWQTEREYDEILYESYNGIAKITINRPHVHNAFTPKTVTEMIDALSRARDDSKIGVIIFTGAGEKAFCSGGDQSVRGHGGYVGDDNIPRLNVLDLQRLIRFTPKPVIAMVAGYAIGGGHVLHVVCDLTIAAENAIFGQTGPKVGSFDAGYGAGYLARIIGHKKAREIWYLCRQYNAQEALDMGLVNTVVPLEKLEEETIKWCEEILEKSSTALRFLKASFNADTDGLAGLQQFGGDATLLYYTTDEAKEGRDAFKEKRKPDFGQFPRFP; translated from the coding sequence ATGACTGTAGAATGGCAAACAGAAAGAGAATATGATGAAATTCTTTATGAATCATATAATGGGATTGCTAAAATTACGATTAATCGTCCGCATGTACATAATGCATTTACACCAAAAACAGTTACAGAAATGATTGATGCATTATCTCGTGCTCGTGATGATTCAAAAATTGGGGTCATTATTTTTACGGGTGCGGGCGAAAAGGCCTTCTGCTCAGGAGGAGACCAATCGGTTCGTGGGCATGGCGGTTATGTTGGCGATGATAATATTCCACGTTTAAACGTACTAGACTTACAAAGATTAATTCGTTTTACACCAAAACCGGTTATTGCAATGGTAGCTGGCTATGCTATTGGTGGCGGACATGTATTGCATGTTGTTTGCGATCTTACAATTGCTGCTGAAAACGCGATTTTTGGACAAACTGGACCTAAAGTAGGCAGCTTTGACGCTGGTTATGGTGCAGGGTATTTAGCTCGTATTATCGGACATAAGAAAGCAAGAGAAATTTGGTACTTATGCCGTCAATACAATGCACAGGAAGCATTAGACATGGGGCTTGTTAATACAGTTGTGCCTCTAGAAAAACTTGAAGAAGAAACAATTAAATGGTGCGAAGAAATTCTTGAGAAAAGCTCAACTGCACTTCGTTTCTTAAAAGCTTCGTTTAACGCTGATACAGATGGTTTAGCTGGCCTCCAACAATTTGGTGGAGACGCTACATTATTATACTATACAACGGATGAAGCAAAAGAAGGACGCGATGCCTTTAAGGAAAAACGTAAACCTGATTTTGGGCAATTTCCTCGTTTCCCTTGA
- a CDS encoding potassium channel family protein: MFQQFYYRFLRWPVILRILLLAITVIIIFGAAMHFIEPKSFPSIFVGIWWAVITTATVGYGDVYPVTVKGRLLGILLVFIGAGVVSAYFASLAATTVRLQNSYIKGKTMFTGKNHIIIIGWNGRSKSVIEQLLQTNFPQPIVLIDDTLEQNPFLTRQVHFVRGKPYIDEVLKKANIAYADFVLITSDQHKTEIHADMGTILTLLAVKGINVDVYCVVEILTAENFMNAKRGGANEVVQTNMQTSYIMMNSVLSRGMSNTILSMMDHLNDNHLKYISIKPEWVGLSFQALSTILQDDRKLLIGLKTGEDTMINPPLYRKITNDDELLVISK; the protein is encoded by the coding sequence ATGTTTCAGCAATTTTATTATCGATTTCTTCGTTGGCCGGTTATTTTAAGGATATTATTATTAGCGATAACAGTCATTATTATTTTTGGGGCAGCCATGCATTTTATTGAACCGAAATCATTTCCGTCTATTTTCGTCGGTATTTGGTGGGCTGTTATTACAACAGCAACGGTTGGATACGGAGATGTTTACCCGGTAACGGTTAAAGGAAGGCTTCTTGGTATCCTTCTTGTATTTATCGGCGCGGGCGTAGTATCTGCTTATTTCGCATCACTTGCTGCAACGACCGTAAGATTACAAAATTCTTATATAAAAGGGAAAACGATGTTTACTGGAAAAAACCATATTATTATTATCGGCTGGAATGGCCGTTCAAAAAGTGTTATTGAACAATTATTGCAAACTAATTTTCCACAACCAATTGTTTTGATTGATGATACACTTGAACAAAATCCATTTTTAACCCGCCAAGTTCACTTTGTAAGAGGAAAACCGTATATTGATGAAGTTTTGAAAAAGGCGAATATCGCTTATGCCGATTTTGTATTAATTACATCTGATCAACATAAAACCGAAATACATGCCGACATGGGAACAATTTTAACATTACTTGCTGTTAAAGGAATAAATGTAGATGTGTATTGTGTTGTCGAAATTTTAACGGCAGAAAACTTTATGAATGCGAAACGGGGCGGAGCGAACGAAGTTGTTCAGACTAATATGCAAACTTCATACATTATGATGAACAGTGTCCTCTCCCGCGGGATGTCGAACACCATACTTTCTATGATGGATCATTTAAACGATAATCATTTGAAATATATTTCAATTAAACCGGAATGGGTAGGTCTTTCCTTTCAAGCTTTGAGTACCATTTTACAAGACGACCGAAAATTACTCATTGGATTGAAAACAGGGGAAGATACGATGATTAACCCTCCCCTGTATCGTAAAATTACAAATGATGATGAGCTTTTGGTTATTTCTAAATAG
- a CDS encoding o-succinylbenzoate--CoA ligase — protein MNGMIPNLLKQRAFLTPKRKALLFENKEWSFLDLYKEVEIYAKKIASLGVKRKDSVAILLANRPHTVIIIHALQQLGITSVFLNHRLTASEMVFQLKDSQTSLVIGEKELENKLAEIHEIYPNVVSKTVEEVQQQKEENYPFINEYLMDDVCSIMYTSGTTGNPKGVLQTYGNHWWSAIGSALNLGLGEDDGWLCAVPLFHISGLSILMRSVIYGMPVYLYEHFNEKIINEKLQSGSVTIMSVVSTMLHRLLDDLKESRYHERFRCMLLGGGPAAKSLLEACLDKNIPVFQSYGMTETSSQIVTLSPEDSLLKIGSAGKPLFPSQLKIMSEGKQLDANQPGEIIVKGPNITIGYLNRSEANREHFKNGWFFTGDIGYVDEEGYLFVLDRRSDLIISGGENIYPAEIEEVLLSHPNVLEAGITGIEHSLWGQIPIGFVVCKPFIEEAELITYCQERLAKYKIPNRIYFVDELPRNASNKLLRRKLKELIPKG, from the coding sequence ATGAACGGTATGATACCTAATCTTTTAAAACAAAGAGCGTTTTTAACACCAAAACGAAAGGCACTCCTATTTGAAAATAAAGAGTGGAGCTTTTTAGATTTGTATAAAGAAGTTGAAATATATGCAAAGAAAATTGCATCATTGGGAGTGAAAAGAAAGGATTCAGTGGCAATTCTTTTAGCGAATCGTCCACATACAGTAATAATTATTCATGCATTACAGCAGCTGGGAATTACTTCGGTTTTTTTGAACCATCGATTAACTGCAAGTGAAATGGTTTTTCAATTAAAAGATAGTCAAACAAGTTTAGTTATTGGTGAAAAGGAATTAGAAAATAAACTAGCAGAAATACATGAGATTTATCCAAATGTTGTTAGTAAGACAGTTGAAGAAGTACAACAGCAAAAGGAAGAAAATTATCCATTTATTAATGAATATTTAATGGACGATGTATGTTCAATCATGTACACATCTGGCACAACTGGCAACCCTAAAGGAGTTCTCCAAACTTACGGGAACCATTGGTGGAGTGCTATAGGATCTGCCTTAAATCTTGGATTAGGGGAAGATGACGGTTGGCTTTGTGCAGTTCCTTTGTTTCATATTAGTGGATTATCTATTCTAATGAGAAGTGTTATTTATGGAATGCCGGTTTATTTATATGAACATTTTAATGAGAAAATTATTAATGAGAAATTACAATCTGGTAGTGTGACGATTATGTCCGTAGTAAGCACAATGCTTCATCGTTTGCTTGATGATTTGAAAGAAAGTCGTTATCATGAACGTTTTCGCTGTATGCTTCTAGGGGGTGGACCAGCGGCTAAATCATTGCTTGAAGCATGTTTAGACAAAAATATCCCCGTCTTTCAATCGTACGGAATGACTGAAACCTCCTCTCAAATTGTCACTTTATCTCCTGAAGATAGTTTATTAAAGATTGGATCAGCAGGAAAGCCGTTATTTCCTTCGCAGTTGAAAATAATGTCAGAGGGTAAACAATTAGATGCGAATCAACCAGGGGAAATCATTGTTAAAGGTCCAAATATTACGATTGGATATTTAAATCGAAGTGAAGCGAATCGGGAGCATTTTAAAAATGGTTGGTTCTTTACAGGTGATATAGGTTATGTAGATGAGGAAGGATATTTATTTGTTCTCGACCGACGTTCAGATTTAATTATTTCTGGTGGTGAGAATATTTATCCTGCTGAAATTGAAGAGGTACTGTTATCACATCCAAACGTTCTTGAAGCTGGGATAACAGGTATAGAACATTCCTTATGGGGCCAGATTCCTATTGGGTTTGTTGTTTGTAAACCATTCATAGAGGAAGCAGAATTGATTACGTATTGCCAAGAAAGACTTGCAAAATATAAAATTCCGAACCGAATTTATTTTGTTGATGAATTGCCTAGAAATGCATCGAATAAACTACTCCGTCGAAAATTAAAAGAGCTAATTCCAAAAGGATGA
- a CDS encoding isochorismate synthase, with protein MKKIEQMNIENECNIALTKAKKKNKSILFSYTEQLNNIDPLSFYSSAKTLFQGERFFWKVPNDEMIIVGLGSTQTFKTEVEEDRFDYIDKEWNQLIQDAHIYNPFDVQGTGPVIFGGFSFDPLSMKESEWAPFNNALFHLPKLMLVINKQEVFFTINILCNSDDHLGILNHHLKIQREILETKFSKGKNSNIKQEHEMNRQEWVDSVAEVVDLLKKDSQLNKVVMARKMNIEFNDKIAAENVLENLWEEQHESYIFSLETVDRCFTGASPERLIKKNGDAILSACLAGSIKRGNTISEDESLGETLFNDVKNRHEHQLVVSMIAEVIRKYCRNVNIPEIPTIMKMRDIQHLFTPVNGTIKDDQISIFPLVKDLHPTPAMGGVPTNEALQIIRDKEKMDRGFYASPIGWVDYRGNGEFAVAIRSGLIKENEAFLYAGCGVVSDSIPEDEYFETKIKFRPMLRALGGKKL; from the coding sequence TTGAAAAAAATTGAACAGATGAACATTGAAAATGAATGCAATATTGCTTTAACAAAGGCTAAAAAAAAGAACAAATCGATCTTATTTAGTTATACAGAACAATTAAATAATATTGACCCCCTATCATTTTATTCATCTGCAAAAACGCTATTTCAAGGAGAACGTTTTTTCTGGAAGGTTCCGAACGATGAGATGATTATAGTTGGTCTAGGTAGTACACAAACTTTCAAGACGGAAGTAGAAGAAGATCGATTTGATTACATTGATAAGGAATGGAATCAATTAATACAGGATGCTCATATATATAATCCTTTCGATGTTCAGGGAACCGGTCCTGTAATTTTTGGTGGATTTTCATTCGATCCTTTAAGTATGAAAGAGTCAGAATGGGCTCCGTTTAACAATGCCTTATTTCATCTGCCAAAACTAATGCTCGTTATAAATAAACAAGAAGTTTTTTTCACAATTAATATATTATGTAATTCAGATGATCATTTAGGTATTCTAAATCACCATCTAAAAATACAAAGAGAAATATTAGAGACTAAATTTTCAAAAGGGAAAAATAGCAATATTAAACAGGAACATGAAATGAACCGCCAAGAATGGGTAGACTCAGTCGCGGAAGTGGTTGACCTTTTAAAAAAAGATAGTCAATTAAATAAAGTAGTTATGGCAAGGAAAATGAATATTGAATTTAATGATAAAATAGCAGCTGAAAACGTATTAGAGAATTTATGGGAAGAACAACATGAAAGCTATATTTTTTCATTAGAGACGGTTGATCGCTGTTTTACAGGTGCGTCTCCTGAAAGACTGATTAAGAAGAATGGAGACGCTATTCTATCCGCATGCCTTGCTGGATCAATAAAGCGAGGGAATACGATAAGTGAGGATGAGTCTCTAGGTGAGACATTATTTAATGATGTGAAAAATCGACATGAACATCAGCTCGTAGTTTCAATGATCGCTGAAGTCATTCGTAAATATTGCAGGAATGTTAACATTCCAGAAATACCTACAATCATGAAAATGAGAGATATACAGCATTTGTTTACACCTGTAAATGGAACAATTAAGGATGATCAGATTTCTATTTTTCCATTAGTCAAAGATCTTCACCCAACACCCGCTATGGGGGGAGTACCTACTAATGAAGCTTTACAAATCATCCGCGATAAGGAAAAAATGGATCGTGGGTTTTATGCTTCTCCAATTGGTTGGGTTGATTACAGGGGGAATGGAGAGTTTGCTGTAGCCATTCGATCAGGATTAATTAAAGAGAATGAAGCATTTTTATATGCTGGGTGCGGTGTAGTTTCCGACTCAATCCCAGAGGATGAATATTTTGAAACAAAAATTAAATTTCGTCCGATGCTTCGTGCATTAGGAGGAAAGAAATTATGA
- the menH gene encoding 2-succinyl-6-hydroxy-2,4-cyclohexadiene-1-carboxylate synthase, which translates to MNIVVNNVNYHVNIIGKGEPVIMLHGFTGDMTSWDGINPYLKEKNQLILIDILGHGKTEIPINIDRFHIEKVAKDIRDILLHLKINKTNILGYSMGGRLALTFTFLYPKMVNKLILESASPGIETEEGRKLRRENDEKLANKIMDEGVESFVHFWTNIPLFNSQKRLDHSIQEKVKQQRLQNAPIGLANSLKGMGTGKMPSLWDRLHQLDIPVLILSGSLDEKYCDIGKKMKSNLPHVMHYIFEDIGHAIHVEDSQKFGTIIMEFLSNK; encoded by the coding sequence ATGAACATTGTAGTAAATAATGTGAATTATCATGTGAACATTATTGGAAAAGGTGAACCGGTCATCATGTTACATGGTTTTACCGGTGATATGACCAGTTGGGATGGGATTAATCCATATTTAAAGGAAAAAAATCAACTAATATTAATAGATATTCTTGGGCATGGTAAGACGGAGATTCCTATAAATATCGATCGGTTTCATATTGAAAAAGTTGCGAAAGATATAAGGGATATACTCCTTCATTTAAAAATAAACAAGACAAATATTTTAGGTTATTCAATGGGTGGAAGACTCGCTCTAACATTTACTTTTTTATATCCTAAAATGGTCAATAAGCTCATTTTAGAAAGTGCCTCTCCGGGGATAGAAACTGAAGAGGGAAGAAAATTACGGCGTGAAAATGATGAAAAGTTAGCTAATAAAATCATGGATGAAGGGGTAGAATCATTTGTTCATTTTTGGACAAATATTCCCTTGTTTAACTCCCAAAAAAGGTTAGACCATTCCATCCAGGAAAAAGTTAAACAGCAAAGATTACAAAATGCTCCCATTGGACTTGCTAATAGTTTAAAAGGGATGGGAACTGGGAAAATGCCTTCTTTATGGGATAGGCTTCATCAACTGGATATACCAGTGCTTATTTTGTCTGGTAGTTTAGATGAAAAATATTGTGACATCGGAAAAAAGATGAAAAGCAATCTTCCGCATGTAATGCATTATATATTTGAAGACATTGGTCATGCAATTCATGTGGAAGATTCTCAAAAGTTTGGTACAATAATAATGGAGTTTTTGTCGAATAAATGA
- the menD gene encoding 2-succinyl-5-enolpyruvyl-6-hydroxy-3-cyclohexene-1-carboxylic-acid synthase: MNHQETLTTYLASFIQGLSNSGVRDVVISPGSRSTPLALLIADHPKLKYHINIDERSAAFFALGIAKQTRNPVALLCTSGTAAANYFPAIVEAKLSRIPLIVLTADRPHELRDIGAPQAIDQIHLYGKHVKWFAEMALPEIGKEMTYYARTTATRAISMSIQQPAGPVHLNFPIREPLLPRLTPSPFGELEDQSVIKVKQGSTLLDLGEMKTICDRLQTLEKGLIVCGAIDYPQFSAAVLEMADSLGYPIIADPLSQLRSGTFSENNIIDSYDAILKDIVSDEMLYPDVIIRFGGMPVSKPLTKFMKRLEGTEQYIIEAGDSWRDPINSATQMIYCDETLFCEGLLNQLDTKRHSKWLKMWQNLNQIARNTIINEISDISELDEGKLVLELIKRLPQNSHLFVGNSMPIRDVDTFFHFNQQNIRVLANRGANGIDGVVSSALGASLYGESLFLLIGDLSFFHDLNGLLAAKMHQLNITIIVINNNGGGIFSFLPQSNEPKHFEALFGTPTDIEFEYVVKMYNGKYSKISNWDEFHRSINEAITLKGLNVIEVPTNRDVNVEIHRKMWKRVSAEIEQYVHGEIE, from the coding sequence ATGAATCATCAAGAGACACTTACAACATATTTAGCTAGCTTTATTCAGGGATTGTCAAATTCAGGTGTTCGGGATGTTGTCATAAGCCCCGGCTCACGGTCAACACCTTTAGCTTTGTTAATTGCTGACCACCCTAAGCTTAAATATCATATAAATATTGACGAACGTTCAGCTGCTTTTTTTGCATTGGGAATTGCAAAACAAACAAGGAATCCTGTTGCCCTATTATGTACTTCTGGAACTGCAGCGGCTAACTATTTTCCTGCAATTGTAGAAGCAAAGCTTTCAAGAATTCCATTAATCGTATTAACGGCTGATCGCCCACATGAATTGCGGGATATTGGGGCACCACAAGCAATCGACCAGATTCATTTATATGGAAAGCATGTAAAATGGTTTGCTGAAATGGCACTTCCAGAGATAGGGAAAGAAATGACATACTATGCTAGAACAACAGCTACAAGAGCTATTAGTATGTCTATACAGCAACCAGCGGGCCCAGTACATTTAAATTTTCCAATTCGCGAGCCATTACTACCAAGATTGACCCCTTCTCCATTCGGGGAATTGGAGGATCAATCAGTAATTAAAGTGAAGCAAGGGAGTACCCTTCTTGATTTGGGGGAAATGAAAACGATTTGCGATCGACTGCAAACTCTTGAAAAGGGCTTAATTGTATGTGGGGCTATTGATTATCCACAATTTTCAGCAGCGGTTTTAGAAATGGCTGATTCATTAGGCTATCCAATTATTGCAGACCCACTTTCACAGCTTCGAAGTGGGACATTCTCGGAGAATAATATCATTGATAGTTATGATGCAATATTAAAAGACATTGTTTCAGATGAAATGTTGTATCCTGATGTTATTATTCGATTTGGCGGAATGCCGGTTTCAAAGCCTTTAACTAAATTTATGAAACGACTTGAGGGAACTGAACAATATATTATTGAAGCGGGAGATAGTTGGCGCGATCCAATTAATTCGGCTACCCAAATGATCTATTGCGATGAAACATTATTTTGTGAAGGATTATTAAATCAATTGGATACAAAAAGACATTCAAAATGGTTGAAAATGTGGCAGAATCTAAATCAGATTGCTCGGAATACAATTATTAACGAAATTAGTGATATTTCTGAATTAGATGAAGGAAAGCTCGTTTTAGAATTAATAAAAAGATTGCCGCAAAATAGCCATTTATTTGTTGGTAATAGTATGCCAATTCGCGATGTGGATACATTTTTCCATTTTAATCAACAAAATATACGGGTATTAGCTAATCGCGGAGCAAATGGGATTGATGGTGTAGTTTCAAGTGCATTAGGAGCAAGTTTATATGGAGAATCGCTGTTTTTATTAATTGGCGACTTATCATTTTTCCATGATTTAAATGGGTTATTAGCAGCAAAGATGCATCAATTAAACATCACGATTATCGTAATTAATAATAATGGCGGAGGAATTTTTTCTTTCTTGCCACAATCGAATGAGCCAAAACATTTTGAAGCACTATTTGGTACACCAACAGATATTGAATTTGAATATGTTGTAAAAATGTATAATGGTAAATATAGTAAAATAAGTAACTGGGATGAATTTCATCGTTCAATAAATGAAGCGATTACATTGAAAGGATTAAATGTGATAGAAGTTCCTACGAATCGTGATGTGAATGTTGAAATTCATCGAAAAATGTGGAAACGTGTTTCCGCGGAAATTGAACAATATGTTCATGGAGAAATAGAATGA
- a CDS encoding MFS transporter, translating to MKGEYKLNSNTDGLQLMKSTEKIWTRDFILICLANFFIFLGFQMTLPTIPLFVEHLGGNDQLIGFVVGIFTFSALLLRPFAGHALESKGRRFVYLFGLIIFVLSVGSFGFAMSIMFLFALRIIQGVGWGFSTTASGTIATDLIPPTRRGEGMGYYGLSGNLALAFGPSLGLALAGVLTFKQLFFICAGLGIAALLLSSKIRYKKVEKSESAPVTVKWDFYEKTALSPSLLLFFITVTFGGIASFLPLYTAQKGIAGIQWYFLIYALALMLTRTFAGKLYDKRGHQAVFIPGALLIILAMILLAWLPNSSILFVAAFLYGFGFGSVQPALQAWSIEKAPKNRKGMANATFFSFFDLGVGVGAMAFGQIGHLFGYGSIYKTAAISVVISIILYSVILRKEKSSSNSRVNA from the coding sequence ATGAAGGGGGAATATAAACTGAATTCGAATACAGACGGCCTTCAATTAATGAAAAGTACTGAAAAAATATGGACAAGGGACTTTATATTAATTTGTTTAGCCAATTTTTTTATTTTTTTAGGTTTCCAAATGACATTACCGACAATCCCATTGTTTGTTGAACATTTAGGTGGAAATGATCAACTCATTGGTTTTGTAGTGGGTATCTTTACTTTTTCAGCATTGCTTCTTCGACCATTTGCTGGCCATGCGCTTGAATCAAAAGGCAGACGTTTTGTCTACTTATTTGGTTTGATAATATTTGTACTGTCAGTCGGCTCATTTGGATTTGCCATGAGCATTATGTTTTTATTTGCTCTACGAATTATTCAAGGGGTTGGATGGGGGTTTTCAACGACAGCATCCGGAACAATAGCTACAGATCTCATTCCACCTACAAGACGTGGAGAAGGTATGGGATATTATGGTTTATCAGGAAACTTAGCATTGGCTTTTGGACCATCACTCGGTCTTGCGTTAGCAGGAGTTCTTACATTTAAGCAATTGTTTTTTATTTGTGCAGGATTAGGAATTGCAGCATTATTATTATCTTCTAAAATTCGATACAAAAAGGTAGAGAAGTCTGAGTCGGCTCCGGTAACAGTTAAATGGGATTTTTATGAAAAAACGGCTCTTTCTCCATCCTTACTATTATTCTTTATCACCGTTACTTTTGGAGGAATTGCTTCATTCTTACCGTTGTATACGGCGCAAAAGGGAATTGCGGGAATTCAATGGTATTTCCTTATTTATGCGTTAGCATTGATGTTGACCAGAACTTTTGCGGGTAAATTATATGATAAAAGGGGACATCAAGCAGTATTTATTCCAGGTGCCTTGTTAATTATTCTAGCGATGATTTTATTAGCATGGCTACCAAATAGCTCCATTCTGTTTGTTGCAGCATTTCTTTATGGATTCGGTTTTGGATCGGTTCAACCAGCTTTGCAAGCATGGTCCATTGAGAAAGCACCAAAGAATAGGAAGGGAATGGCGAACGCTACTTTCTTTTCATTTTTTGACCTTGGGGTTGGTGTTGGAGCAATGGCCTTTGGACAAATTGGGCATTTATTTGGATACGGAAGTATTTACAAAACAGCTGCTATTTCAGTAGTCATTTCAATCATTTTATATTCAGTCATACTGCGAAAAGAGAAAAGTTCAAGTAATAGCAGGGTAAATGCATAA